A genomic segment from Sulfuritalea hydrogenivorans sk43H encodes:
- a CDS encoding ABC transporter ATP-binding protein, with protein sequence MAEDFILETAGLVKEFRGFVAVNGVDLKVRRGHIHALIGPNGAGKTTCFNLLTKFLEPTRGEIRFNGIDITREAPEKIARRGIVRSFQISAVFPHLSVLENVRIALQRTLGTSFHFWKSERSLDALNDRAMELLTSVGLETHADMVTVEMPYGRKRALEIATTLALDPELMLLDEPTQGMGHEDVHRVMELIRKVSANRTILMVEHNMKVVAGISDTLTVLARGSVLAEGPYAEVAANPLVIEAYMGTEASDDHPSGPLPGEGGDQGSLLSNSGGGR encoded by the coding sequence ATGGCAGAAGATTTCATTCTTGAAACCGCAGGGCTGGTCAAGGAATTCCGTGGCTTCGTCGCGGTCAATGGCGTGGACCTGAAAGTCAGGCGCGGACACATTCACGCACTGATCGGCCCCAACGGCGCCGGCAAGACGACCTGCTTCAACCTGCTGACCAAGTTCCTCGAACCGACGCGGGGCGAGATCCGCTTCAACGGCATCGACATCACCCGCGAGGCCCCCGAGAAGATTGCCCGCCGCGGCATCGTTCGCTCCTTCCAGATTTCCGCCGTGTTCCCTCATCTGAGCGTGCTCGAGAACGTGCGCATTGCACTGCAGAGGACACTGGGCACCAGCTTCCATTTCTGGAAGTCGGAGCGCAGCCTCGACGCGCTCAATGACCGCGCCATGGAATTGCTGACCTCGGTCGGACTGGAAACCCATGCCGACATGGTGACCGTGGAAATGCCCTATGGGCGCAAGCGCGCGCTGGAAATCGCCACCACGCTGGCGCTCGATCCCGAACTCATGCTGCTCGACGAGCCGACCCAGGGCATGGGGCACGAGGACGTACACCGGGTCATGGAACTGATCAGGAAAGTCTCGGCCAACCGCACCATCCTCATGGTGGAACACAACATGAAGGTGGTCGCCGGCATTTCCGACACGCTGACCGTGCTGGCGCGCGGCTCGGTGCTGGCCGAAGGCCCTTATGCCGAGGTCGCCGCCAACCCCTTGGTCATAGAAGCCTACATGGGAACTGAAGCCAGTGACGACCATCCCTCCGGCCCCCTTCCCGGGGAAGGGGGTGACCAAGGCTCGCTTCTCTCGAATTCAGGGGGGGGCCGGTGA
- a CDS encoding ABC transporter substrate-binding protein: MMKRKLLTLALSALLMPAAGSALAQAGKISGDVVKIAVLTDMSGVYSALGGKGSVIGAEMAIEDFKAQFKPKFKIELVSADHQNKADVGSNKAREWYDTQGVDMITDVLNSGVAIAVAKVTTEKNKIMLNTGAASTRLTNEDCAPNNVVHYVYDTYALANGPGKAVTKQGKDSWFFLTADYAFGHSLEKDTTEAVKANGGKVLGAVRHPLNASDFSSFLLQAQASKAKVVGLANAGGDTINSIKAANEFGLTKNQTVVGLLTTIVDIHALGLPTTQGMMFTEGFYWNLNKETREFSRRFFSRHKGMPNMLPAGTYSAVLHYLKAVQAAGTDDTAAVMKQMKATPINDAFAKGGKIREDGRMVHDMYLVEVKKPADSKEPWDYYNVKQVIPGDEAFQPMSLSRCPAVAKK, encoded by the coding sequence ATGATGAAACGCAAACTGCTGACCCTGGCACTTTCCGCACTGTTGATGCCTGCTGCGGGTTCCGCGCTGGCGCAAGCCGGCAAGATATCCGGCGACGTGGTCAAGATCGCGGTCCTGACCGACATGTCCGGCGTGTATTCGGCGCTGGGCGGCAAGGGCTCGGTGATAGGCGCCGAGATGGCCATCGAGGATTTCAAGGCGCAGTTCAAGCCGAAATTCAAGATCGAGCTGGTCTCCGCCGACCACCAGAACAAGGCCGACGTCGGTTCCAACAAGGCCCGCGAGTGGTACGACACGCAAGGTGTGGACATGATCACCGACGTGCTGAATTCGGGCGTGGCGATCGCCGTGGCCAAGGTCACCACGGAAAAGAACAAGATCATGCTGAACACCGGCGCCGCATCGACGCGCCTGACCAACGAGGATTGCGCGCCGAACAATGTGGTGCATTACGTCTATGACACCTACGCGCTGGCCAATGGTCCCGGCAAGGCCGTGACCAAGCAGGGCAAGGACAGCTGGTTCTTCCTTACCGCCGACTATGCTTTCGGCCATTCGCTGGAGAAGGACACGACGGAAGCCGTCAAGGCGAACGGCGGCAAGGTGCTCGGCGCCGTCCGCCATCCGCTGAATGCCTCCGACTTCTCGTCCTTCCTGCTTCAGGCCCAGGCCTCCAAGGCCAAGGTGGTCGGCCTCGCCAATGCGGGTGGCGACACCATCAATTCCATCAAGGCCGCCAACGAGTTCGGCCTGACCAAGAACCAGACCGTGGTCGGCCTGTTGACCACCATCGTCGACATCCACGCACTGGGCCTGCCGACGACGCAAGGCATGATGTTCACCGAGGGTTTCTACTGGAACCTGAACAAGGAAACGCGCGAATTCAGCCGGCGTTTCTTCAGCCGCCACAAGGGCATGCCCAACATGCTGCCGGCCGGTACCTATTCGGCGGTGCTGCACTACCTGAAGGCCGTGCAGGCAGCCGGGACCGACGACACCGCGGCGGTGATGAAGCAGATGAAGGCCACGCCGATCAACGATGCCTTCGCCAAGGGCGGCAAGATTCGCGAGGACGGCCGCATGGTGCATGACATGTACCTGGTCGAAGTCAAGAAGCCCGCCGACTCGAAGGAGCCGTGGGATTACTACAACGTGAAGCAGGTGATTCCCGGCGACGAGGCCTTCCAGCCGATGTCGCTGTCGCGCTGCCCGGCCGTGGCCAAGAAGTAA
- a CDS encoding ABC transporter ATP-binding protein encodes MSATEFLRVSDLHAFYGESHVLHGMDFTVRRGECISLLGRNGAGRTTTLRAILGLTGRRTGSIMLNGREVINMPPHRIAQLGVGYCPEERGIYASLSCEENLLLPPQVGSGGLGLDEIYEMFPNLEERRNSQGTRLSGGEQQMLAMARILRTGARLLLLDEVSEGLAPVIVQKLGEIVRKLKQRDYTIILVEQNFRFAAPLADRMFIVEHGQVVEQIAQNEIKEKQHLLQEYLGV; translated from the coding sequence GTGAGCGCGACAGAGTTTCTCCGCGTCTCCGATCTGCACGCCTTCTACGGCGAATCGCATGTGCTGCACGGCATGGATTTCACCGTGCGGCGCGGCGAGTGCATCTCGCTGCTGGGGCGCAACGGCGCCGGACGTACCACTACCTTGCGCGCCATTCTCGGCCTGACCGGCCGCCGCACCGGTTCGATCATGCTCAACGGCCGCGAAGTCATCAACATGCCGCCGCACCGGATCGCGCAGCTGGGTGTCGGTTACTGTCCGGAAGAGCGGGGCATTTACGCCAGCCTGAGCTGCGAGGAGAACCTGTTGCTGCCGCCGCAGGTGGGCAGCGGCGGCCTCGGCCTGGACGAGATCTACGAAATGTTCCCCAACCTGGAAGAGCGCCGCAACAGCCAGGGCACCCGGCTCTCGGGCGGCGAGCAGCAGATGCTGGCCATGGCGCGCATCCTGCGCACCGGGGCCAGGCTGCTGCTGCTCGACGAAGTTTCCGAAGGTCTGGCGCCGGTGATCGTGCAGAAGCTGGGCGAGATCGTCAGGAAGCTGAAGCAGCGTGACTACACGATCATCCTGGTGGAACAGAATTTCCGCTTTGCCGCGCCGCTGGCCGACCGCATGTTCATTGTCGAACACGGACAGGTGGTGGAACAAATAGCCCAGAATGAAATCAAGGAAAAGCAGCACCTGCTGCAGGAGTACCTCGGAGTTTGA
- a CDS encoding branched-chain amino acid ABC transporter permease: MTEIFGVPIQALFGQLMLGLVNGSFYAVLSLGLAVIFGMLNIINFAHGALYMAGAMLAWMGLEYLGIGYWWMLVLAPIAVGLIGIVIERLMLRWLYKLDHLYGLLLTFGLALMIEGLFRDLYGVAGQPYSIPEEFSGAFNLGFMFLPKYRAWVVVASLTVCLFTWYMIEKTRLGAYLRAATENPQLTQAFGINVPLMVMLTYGFGVGLAGFAGVLAAPASQVGPLMGSNLIIIVFAVVVIGGMGSILGSVVTGLGLGIIEGMTKVFWPEASSTVVFMIMAVVLMIRPAGLFGREK; encoded by the coding sequence ATGACGGAGATTTTCGGCGTACCGATCCAGGCCCTGTTCGGGCAGCTCATGCTGGGCCTGGTCAACGGGTCCTTCTACGCTGTCCTGAGCCTGGGTCTGGCCGTGATCTTCGGCATGCTGAACATCATCAACTTCGCCCATGGCGCCCTTTACATGGCCGGCGCCATGCTGGCCTGGATGGGGCTTGAGTATCTGGGCATCGGCTACTGGTGGATGCTGGTGCTGGCGCCGATCGCCGTCGGCCTGATCGGGATCGTCATCGAGCGGCTGATGCTGCGCTGGCTGTACAAGCTCGACCATCTCTACGGCCTGCTGCTGACCTTCGGCCTGGCCCTGATGATCGAGGGCCTGTTCCGCGACCTGTATGGCGTCGCGGGGCAGCCGTATTCGATTCCCGAGGAGTTTTCCGGAGCCTTCAACCTCGGCTTCATGTTCCTGCCCAAGTATCGCGCCTGGGTCGTCGTCGCCTCTTTGACGGTGTGCCTGTTCACCTGGTACATGATCGAAAAGACGCGGCTGGGCGCCTACCTGCGCGCCGCCACGGAAAATCCGCAACTGACGCAGGCCTTCGGCATCAACGTGCCGCTGATGGTCATGCTCACCTACGGCTTCGGCGTCGGCCTCGCGGGATTTGCCGGCGTGCTCGCCGCCCCGGCGTCCCAGGTCGGTCCGCTGATGGGTTCCAACCTGATCATCATCGTGTTTGCCGTCGTCGTCATCGGCGGCATGGGTTCGATCCTCGGCTCGGTGGTCACCGGTCTGGGCCTCGGCATCATCGAGGGCATGACCAAGGTGTTCTGGCCCGAGGCCAGTTCCACCGTGGTCTTCATGATCATGGCGGTGGTGCTGATGATCCGGCCGGCCGGCCTGTTTGGGAGGGAGAAATGA
- a CDS encoding branched-chain amino acid ABC transporter permease: MSRRVTIAYLVGLGLLLLAPMFIYPILVMKVLCFALFACAFNLLLGYTGLLSFGHAVFLGTAAYVTGHALKVWQLPTLLGLLAGTIAAAALGWAIGSLAIRRQGIYFAMVTLALAQMVFFFFLQAPFTGGEDGLQGVPRGSLFGLDLAEDINLYYLVVAIFAGAFWLIQRTIHSPFGQILKAIRENEPRAISLGYDVAKYKLLAFVLSAGLAGLAGATKTLVFKFATLTDAHWHTSGEVVLMTLLGGMGTVFGPVVGATVIVTLQNELADKVGSLVTVIMGAIFVICVLAFRRGIVGESLALYKRMIGQKP, encoded by the coding sequence ATGAGCCGGCGCGTCACCATCGCCTACCTGGTCGGCCTCGGCCTGCTGTTGCTGGCGCCGATGTTCATTTATCCGATCCTGGTGATGAAGGTGCTGTGTTTTGCGCTGTTTGCCTGCGCCTTCAACCTGCTGCTGGGCTATACGGGTCTGCTGTCCTTCGGCCACGCGGTGTTCCTCGGCACGGCGGCTTATGTCACGGGGCATGCCCTCAAGGTCTGGCAACTGCCGACGCTGCTTGGCCTGCTGGCCGGCACCATTGCCGCCGCCGCGCTGGGCTGGGCGATAGGCAGCCTCGCCATCCGGCGCCAGGGCATCTACTTCGCCATGGTGACGCTGGCGCTGGCGCAGATGGTGTTCTTCTTCTTCCTCCAGGCGCCCTTCACCGGCGGCGAGGACGGCCTGCAGGGCGTGCCGCGCGGCAGCCTGTTCGGCCTCGACCTGGCCGAGGACATCAACCTTTATTATCTGGTGGTGGCGATCTTCGCCGGCGCCTTCTGGCTGATCCAGCGCACCATCCATTCGCCCTTCGGCCAGATCCTCAAGGCGATTCGCGAGAATGAGCCGCGGGCGATTTCGCTGGGTTACGACGTGGCGAAATACAAGCTGCTGGCCTTCGTCCTTTCGGCCGGGCTGGCCGGGCTGGCCGGCGCGACCAAGACGCTGGTGTTCAAGTTCGCCACCCTGACCGACGCCCACTGGCACACCTCGGGCGAGGTGGTGCTGATGACCTTGCTCGGCGGCATGGGCACGGTGTTCGGCCCGGTGGTGGGGGCGACGGTGATCGTTACCCTGCAAAACGAACTCGCCGACAAGGTGGGTTCGCTGGTGACGGTGATCATGGGCGCGATTTTCGTGATCTGCGTGCTGGCTTTTCGTCGCGGCATCGTCGGCGAATCGCTGGCGCTGTACAAGCGGATGATCGGCCAGAAACCCTAG
- a CDS encoding MFS transporter, which translates to MSRILADGVKAREVWAWAMYDFANSAYTTTVVTAIFNAYFVAVVAAGASWATLAWTTTQAIASVAIMLTAASVGAYADRHGAKKKLLALTTVGCVAATAGLFWVGPGDVVLAMALVAIASFFFGSGENIVAAFLPELAGEDDLGKVSGWGWSWGYLGGMACLGLCLAWIVAAKGRGEAAESFVPAAMLITAVFFAVASAPTFLLLRERVPEKPVTDAGAEFSMLAHRLLITAREARRFPDMARFMVCLLCYQSGVFAAIALAAIYAQEAIGFTAEDNIKLFFVVNGTAAIGAFAFGYLQDRLGHVRTIALTLAGWLLMTAIALGSDSREQFWVAANVAGLCLGSSQAAARALVAVFAPAPRRAEFFGLWGLAMKLAAVAGPMTYGLTTWLSGGNHRLALAITGLYFVGGLLLLIGIDEKRGRAAALDG; encoded by the coding sequence ATGAGCAGGATTCTTGCCGATGGCGTCAAGGCGCGCGAAGTCTGGGCCTGGGCCATGTACGACTTCGCCAACTCGGCCTACACGACAACGGTGGTGACGGCGATCTTCAACGCCTATTTCGTCGCCGTGGTCGCCGCCGGCGCCTCCTGGGCGACGCTGGCCTGGACCACGACGCAGGCCATCGCCAGCGTCGCCATCATGCTCACCGCGGCCAGCGTCGGCGCCTATGCCGATCGCCACGGCGCCAAGAAGAAGCTGCTGGCGTTGACCACGGTCGGTTGTGTGGCGGCCACCGCCGGCCTGTTCTGGGTCGGTCCCGGCGACGTCGTGCTGGCGATGGCGCTGGTGGCGATCGCGAGCTTTTTCTTCGGCAGCGGCGAGAACATCGTCGCCGCCTTCCTGCCGGAGCTGGCGGGCGAGGACGACCTCGGCAAGGTGTCCGGCTGGGGCTGGAGCTGGGGCTATCTGGGCGGCATGGCCTGCCTCGGCCTGTGCCTGGCCTGGATCGTCGCCGCCAAGGGCCGCGGCGAGGCGGCGGAAAGCTTCGTGCCGGCCGCGATGCTGATCACCGCCGTCTTTTTCGCCGTGGCGTCAGCGCCGACTTTCCTGCTGCTGCGCGAACGGGTGCCGGAAAAACCCGTGACGGATGCCGGCGCGGAATTCTCCATGCTGGCGCATCGTTTGCTGATCACCGCTCGCGAGGCGCGGCGCTTTCCCGACATGGCGCGCTTCATGGTTTGCCTGCTGTGCTACCAGTCGGGGGTGTTCGCCGCGATCGCACTGGCGGCGATTTATGCGCAGGAGGCGATCGGCTTCACGGCCGAAGACAACATCAAGCTGTTCTTCGTGGTCAATGGCACGGCCGCCATCGGCGCTTTCGCTTTCGGCTATTTGCAGGATCGGCTGGGACATGTGCGCACCATCGCCCTGACACTGGCGGGCTGGCTGCTGATGACGGCGATTGCGCTGGGTTCCGACAGCCGCGAACAGTTCTGGGTGGCGGCCAATGTCGCCGGCCTGTGCCTGGGCTCCAGCCAGGCGGCCGCACGCGCGCTGGTGGCCGTGTTCGCGCCGGCACCACGGCGGGCGGAGTTTTTCGGCCTCTGGGGCCTGGCGATGAAACTGGCGGCTGTTGCCGGCCCCATGACCTATGGCCTCACGACCTGGCTGTCGGGCGGCAACCATCGCCTGGCACTGGCGATTACCGGGCTCTATTTTGTCGGCGGCCTGCTGCTGCTGATCGGCATCGACGAGAAACGCGGTCGTGCCGCCGCGCTGGACGGCTAG